The proteins below are encoded in one region of Rhododendron vialii isolate Sample 1 chromosome 7a, ASM3025357v1:
- the LOC131333239 gene encoding large ribosomal subunit protein eL36y-like isoform X1, with the protein MAPKQPNTGLFVGLNKGHVVTKKELAPRPSDRKGKTSKRVHFVRSLIREVAGFAPYEKRITELLKVGKDKRALKVAKRKLGTHKRAKKKREEMSNVLRKMRSAGGGEKKK; encoded by the exons ATGGCACCAAAGCAACCGAACACTGGCCTCTTTGTGGGTCTAAACAAAGGACATGTTGTGACGAAGAAGGAATTGGCTCCCCGACCTTCTGATAGGAAGGGG AAAACGAGTAAAAGAGTCCATTTTGTGAGAAGTCTCATCCGGGAAGTTGCTGGTTTTGCTCCCTATGAAAAGAGAATCACTGAACTGCTCAAAGTTGGGAAAGACAAGCGTGCACTGAAAGTGGCTAAGAGAAAGTTGGGCACTCATAAGAGGGCCAAGAAGAAGCGTGAGGAAATGTCCAATGTTCTCCGCAAAATGAG ATCTGCTGGAGGTGGTGAGAAGAAGAAGTGA
- the LOC131333239 gene encoding large ribosomal subunit protein eL36z-like isoform X2 — MAPKQPNTGLFVGLNKGHVVTKKELAPRPSDRKGKTSKRVHFVRSLIREVAGFAPYEKRITELLKVGKDKRALKVAKRKLGTHKRAKKKREEMSNVLRKMR, encoded by the exons ATGGCACCAAAGCAACCGAACACTGGCCTCTTTGTGGGTCTAAACAAAGGACATGTTGTGACGAAGAAGGAATTGGCTCCCCGACCTTCTGATAGGAAGGGG AAAACGAGTAAAAGAGTCCATTTTGTGAGAAGTCTCATCCGGGAAGTTGCTGGTTTTGCTCCCTATGAAAAGAGAATCACTGAACTGCTCAAAGTTGGGAAAGACAAGCGTGCACTGAAAGTGGCTAAGAGAAAGTTGGGCACTCATAAGAGGGCCAAGAAGAAGCGTGAGGAAATGTCCAATGTTCTCCGCAAAATGAGGTAA